A section of the Etheostoma cragini isolate CJK2018 chromosome 12, CSU_Ecrag_1.0, whole genome shotgun sequence genome encodes:
- the snorc gene encoding protein SNORC produces the protein MWPEEVGVGGPCDDVLTKSTLSRQSCAHLVTPLLSPLSCLPLPLLRSPVLSCSSLRVSYSFEVRGVLETLFPLSDVSSLTAIMVQSSCICRVILLVLLGLLVAFVQTETVADSTTRDNQDTMSGEPPSDVTTKDTFQDTTEQSFTFDSEDTTHSLDKTEGVLGPGAITAIVIAVFLGASVLLALIVITLRKFSAS, from the exons ATGTGGCCAGAGGAGGTTGGAGTGGGTGGGCCCTGCGATGATGTGCTCACAAAGTCCACACTGTCCAGACAGTCCTGTGCACACTTAGTCACACCCCTTCTTTCACCCCTCAGTTGCCTACCTCTCCCCCTGCTGCGCTCCCCTGTACTCTCCTGCTCCTCTCTCAGGGTCAGCTACTCTTTTGAAGTTCGAGGAGTTTTGGAGACACTTTTCCCTCTGTCTGACGTCTCATCCCTCACAGCCATCATGGTTCAGAGCAGCTGTATCTGTAGAGTAATCCTCCTGGTGCTCCTTGGTCTCTTGGTAGCCTTTGTACAAACAG AGACAGTCGCTGACTCGACAACCAGAGACAACCAGGACACCATGTCTGGAGAACCACCCAGTGACGTCACCACCAAAGACACGTTCCAGGACACGACGGAGCAGTCCTTCACTTTTGACTCTGAGGACACCACACACTCTCTGGACAAGACGGAGG gagtgCTGGGGCCAGGGGCCATCACAGCCATCGTCATAGCGGTCTTTCTAGGAGCGTCTGTCCTCCTCGCACTCATCGTCATCACACTGAGGAAGTTCAGCGCCTCCTAG